One stretch of Amycolatopsis tolypomycina DNA includes these proteins:
- a CDS encoding alkaline phosphatase family protein, whose protein sequence is MIRKRIFAAATLAAAVTVTAAVLSGTDEPAAVRPAAAAVPAFDHVVLVMFENKKYSSINGSSSAPYFNTLAAQSAKFTSSFAITHPSQPNYVALFSGATQGVTDDSCPANLGAKPNLGRQLIDAGKTFKGYSEAMPSDGYTGCSSGTYRRKHNSWVDFSNVPAASNVRFSGFPSDFTQLPTVAFVTPDMCSDMHDCSIGTGDTWLKKNLDAYAQWAKTHNSLLITTFDEDSNTSVNQIFTTFTGAHVKVGSYSETINHYTVLRTIEAAYGLPGIGNAASKSPILDVWQ, encoded by the coding sequence ATGATCCGCAAGCGGATCTTCGCCGCGGCCACGCTGGCCGCCGCCGTCACCGTCACCGCGGCCGTCCTCTCCGGGACGGACGAGCCCGCCGCCGTGCGGCCGGCCGCGGCCGCCGTGCCGGCGTTCGACCACGTCGTCCTGGTCATGTTCGAGAACAAGAAGTACTCCTCGATCAACGGCAGTTCCAGCGCGCCCTACTTCAACACCCTCGCCGCGCAGAGCGCGAAGTTCACGAGCTCCTTCGCGATCACCCACCCCAGCCAGCCCAACTACGTCGCCCTCTTCTCCGGCGCGACGCAGGGCGTCACCGACGACAGCTGCCCCGCCAACCTCGGCGCGAAGCCCAACCTCGGCCGCCAGCTGATCGACGCCGGCAAGACGTTCAAGGGCTACTCCGAAGCCATGCCCTCGGACGGCTACACCGGCTGCTCCAGCGGCACCTACCGGCGCAAGCACAACAGCTGGGTCGACTTCTCGAACGTCCCCGCCGCGAGCAACGTCCGGTTCTCCGGCTTCCCCTCGGACTTCACCCAGCTGCCGACCGTCGCCTTCGTGACTCCTGACATGTGCTCTGACATGCACGACTGCAGCATCGGCACCGGCGACACCTGGCTGAAGAAGAACCTCGACGCCTACGCCCAGTGGGCCAAGACGCACAACAGCCTGCTGATCACGACGTTCGACGAGGACAGCAACACCTCGGTCAACCAGATCTTCACGACCTTCACCGGCGCGCACGTCAAGGTCGGCAGCTACAGCGAAACGATCAACCACTACACCGTGCTGCGCACCATCGAGGCGGCCTACGGCCTGCCCGGCATCGGCAACGCCGCGAGCAAGTCGCCGATCCTCGACGTCTGGCAGTAA
- a CDS encoding MFS transporter yields MYLATIGRREHAAKGRLSAVGANVFALGAVSLVTDVSSEMVTAVLPVYLVLGLHLGPAAYGLVDGLYTGATALLRVVGGYVADRVRRRKTVAGAGYALSAVAKLGLLAAGASAAAIGAVITLDRTGKGLRTAPRDALITLSAPEPLLGRAFGVHRAMDSVGAFAGPLVALAVLAAVGAADPEAFDAVFVVSFCIAAIGVLLLVLFVRDRRTPKPAANPVSPRAAAALLRGAGVRRLLVAACVLGLATVGDGFVYLLLQHKEDIATGWFPLLAVGTNLGYLLLAAPLGVLADRIGRLPVVLGGYGALALVYLLLAGPVSGWPLIVLSLALYGAFYAATDGVLMALAGPLLPESLRTTGISLVQTAQALAYFASSVLFGLAWQLWGADLAIAVAAGGAVVAIAATFAVLRKATA; encoded by the coding sequence GTGTACCTCGCCACCATCGGCCGCCGAGAGCACGCCGCGAAGGGCAGGCTCTCGGCGGTCGGCGCGAACGTCTTCGCGCTCGGTGCCGTCAGCCTGGTCACCGACGTCTCGTCGGAGATGGTCACCGCGGTCCTGCCCGTGTACCTGGTCCTCGGGCTGCACCTCGGCCCCGCCGCATACGGGCTCGTCGACGGCCTCTACACCGGCGCGACGGCGCTGCTGCGGGTCGTCGGCGGGTACGTCGCCGACCGCGTCCGGCGGCGCAAGACCGTGGCCGGTGCCGGCTACGCGCTGTCCGCGGTGGCGAAGCTCGGCCTGCTCGCGGCCGGGGCGTCGGCGGCCGCGATCGGCGCGGTGATCACGCTCGACCGCACCGGCAAGGGCCTGCGCACGGCGCCGCGGGACGCGCTGATCACGCTGTCGGCCCCCGAACCGCTGCTCGGCCGGGCGTTCGGCGTGCACCGGGCGATGGACAGCGTGGGCGCGTTCGCCGGGCCGCTGGTCGCGCTCGCCGTGCTGGCCGCGGTCGGCGCGGCCGACCCCGAGGCGTTCGACGCCGTGTTCGTCGTCAGCTTCTGCATCGCCGCGATCGGCGTGCTGCTGCTGGTGCTGTTCGTCCGCGACCGCCGGACGCCGAAACCGGCCGCGAACCCGGTTTCGCCCCGGGCGGCGGCCGCGTTGCTGCGCGGCGCCGGCGTGCGACGGCTGCTGGTGGCCGCCTGCGTGCTCGGGCTGGCCACGGTCGGCGACGGGTTCGTCTACCTGCTGCTGCAGCACAAGGAGGACATTGCCACCGGCTGGTTCCCGCTGCTCGCCGTCGGCACGAACCTCGGCTACCTGCTGCTCGCCGCCCCGCTGGGCGTGCTCGCCGACCGGATCGGCAGGCTGCCGGTGGTGCTCGGCGGCTACGGCGCGCTGGCGCTGGTCTACCTGCTGCTGGCCGGGCCGGTGTCCGGGTGGCCGCTGATCGTCCTGTCGCTCGCGCTGTACGGCGCGTTCTACGCGGCGACCGACGGCGTCCTCATGGCGCTGGCCGGCCCGCTGCTGCCGGAGTCGTTGCGCACCACGGGGATCTCCCTGGTCCAGACCGCGCAGGCGCTGGCGTACTTCGCCTCGTCCGTCCTGTTCGGACTCGCCTGGCAGCTCTGGGGCGCCGACCTCGCCATCGCCGTCGCCGCGGGCGGGGCCGTGGTCGCGATCGCCGCGACTTTCGCGGTGCTGCGAAAGGCGACGGCGTGA